The following are from one region of the Psychrilyobacter piezotolerans genome:
- a CDS encoding BamA/OMP85 family outer membrane protein: protein MRKQLIILLTLLISLVSFSLDYEISDIDIRGNREVPMEVIKGNLNSKVGDKYSTNDMVRDYQSIKKLSYIDDVTIYPKLENNKIKLIIEIKEDKDAANLLKKENILPMSERVKVDKSLIISTIDIFGNLHISREEILEQIPVKVGSFFSKAKILEGQRKLINTGYFRDVNPEVYKYGEGVSVQYNLEENQVITGVKIEGNTKYSTDELIALIQTEPGKIYNINTLRDDKDRIIKKYHEDGYTLAKVINIDINNNMELVITLAEGIIRNVEYKKMVTKQKGARRQSNDTLLKTENFIIERELEIKEGQVFNQKDYDQTVRNLMRSGAFKNIQPEYKNIPGDPDGVKVVLLIDEDRTAMLQGAISYGSAVGLVGSVSIKDSNYKGRGQDLGFTFEKSSKDYTSVSLSFRDSWIKGTDFVSWGWNLYRQEDEDNETYDHYASTIHGGTISIGKGLSRYLRFELGLKLERVQEKNEDAKRTQDYNYASVTPSVIYDTRNNYLDPTSGNYAKFSVELGHYFGINAGSAYEDDPGINTKDELFSKATLELRKYHQGLFKGNTMAYRMVAGIGTDSLKYQQLYASGGANSMRGYQYGSFRGQDQLIFNIENRTEINEMLGLVFFYDLGRSWYHGDSKDKFVDRSEGNFPDDMKQSAGVGLRIKTPIGPIRLDFGFPVGDSEESGMQFFFNMGQMF from the coding sequence ATGAGAAAACAATTAATAATTTTATTGACACTTTTGATCTCATTGGTGAGTTTTTCCCTGGATTACGAAATATCTGATATAGATATTAGAGGAAACCGGGAAGTACCAATGGAAGTTATAAAAGGAAATTTAAATTCCAAAGTGGGAGACAAATACTCTACGAACGACATGGTAAGGGATTATCAAAGTATAAAAAAATTATCCTATATAGATGACGTAACTATATATCCTAAATTAGAAAATAATAAGATAAAACTTATCATTGAGATTAAAGAGGATAAAGATGCGGCCAATCTATTAAAAAAAGAAAATATTTTACCTATGTCTGAGAGGGTAAAGGTGGATAAATCTTTAATTATAAGTACAATAGATATATTTGGAAATTTACATATTTCCAGAGAGGAAATTTTAGAGCAAATACCAGTAAAAGTGGGTTCATTTTTTTCTAAGGCAAAAATTTTAGAGGGACAGAGAAAACTTATTAATACCGGTTATTTCAGGGATGTAAATCCAGAGGTATATAAGTATGGTGAAGGAGTATCGGTCCAATACAATCTAGAAGAAAACCAGGTAATAACAGGAGTGAAAATTGAAGGGAATACCAAGTATTCAACCGATGAATTAATTGCATTAATTCAAACTGAACCTGGAAAAATATATAATATAAATACATTGAGGGATGATAAAGACAGGATCATAAAAAAATATCATGAAGATGGTTATACTCTTGCAAAAGTTATAAATATAGATATTAATAACAATATGGAACTGGTAATAACTCTTGCTGAGGGAATTATTCGTAACGTTGAGTATAAGAAGATGGTAACTAAGCAAAAAGGTGCTCGTAGACAATCCAATGATACTCTTTTAAAAACAGAAAATTTTATAATCGAAAGAGAATTAGAGATAAAAGAGGGACAGGTATTTAACCAAAAAGACTATGATCAAACGGTAAGAAACTTAATGAGAAGTGGTGCTTTTAAAAATATCCAGCCGGAATATAAAAATATTCCTGGAGACCCGGATGGTGTAAAAGTGGTGCTCCTTATAGATGAGGACAGAACAGCCATGCTTCAAGGGGCAATATCTTATGGTTCAGCAGTAGGACTTGTAGGAAGTGTCAGTATAAAGGACAGTAACTATAAGGGACGGGGACAAGATCTTGGATTTACCTTTGAAAAATCTTCCAAAGATTATACAAGTGTAAGCCTGTCATTTAGAGATTCATGGATAAAAGGTACAGATTTTGTATCGTGGGGATGGAATTTATACAGACAAGAGGATGAAGACAATGAAACCTACGATCACTATGCCAGTACTATTCACGGGGGTACAATCTCCATTGGTAAAGGTCTCAGCAGATATTTAAGATTTGAACTGGGGCTTAAATTAGAGAGAGTCCAAGAAAAAAATGAAGATGCTAAGCGTACACAGGATTATAACTATGCAAGTGTGACACCATCAGTTATATATGATACCAGAAATAATTATTTAGATCCTACATCTGGTAACTATGCTAAATTTAGTGTAGAACTAGGTCATTATTTTGGAATTAATGCAGGGAGTGCATATGAGGATGATCCAGGAATAAATACCAAAGATGAACTTTTTTCCAAGGCTACCTTGGAACTTAGAAAATATCATCAAGGGTTATTCAAGGGGAATACCATGGCCTATAGAATGGTTGCAGGAATAGGTACAGACTCATTGAAATACCAGCAATTGTATGCTTCTGGTGGAGCCAACTCTATGAGAGGGTATCAATACGGCTCGTTTAGAGGGCAGGATCAATTAATTTTTAACATCGAAAATAGAACGGAAATAAATGAAATGTTAGGACTGGTTTTCTTCTATGACCTTGGTAGATCTTGGTATCATGGGGACAGTAAAGATAAATTTGTAGATCGATCTGAGGGGAATTTTCCGGATGATATGAAGCAATCGGCAGGTGTAGGACTTAGAATAAAAACACCAATCGGACCAATCAGACTTGATTTTGGATTCCCAGTAGGAGATTCTGAGGAAAGTGGAATGCAGTTCTTCTTCAACATGGGACAGATGTTTTAA